In the Tribolium castaneum strain GA2 chromosome 1, icTriCast1.1, whole genome shotgun sequence genome, one interval contains:
- the LOC135266826 gene encoding BUD13 homolog, protein MTEPINQKEYLKKYLNMGKAPGEKKKKKKKKPTTSRVQIIDDDADANIPTHVIEEDLALANEDAPQIVAIIDERPPSMRVDEKTKNPLWQPIGSVENSDTSEAKQSIKSFKIAPKSTDKLPFALPDKSPPRRKKKTTHGDNTPPRRTPPREILIKEENSPPRRSDTPPRPVIKEERRSEARSFDDNSPPRSRNGDRDISPPRSRRDDDISPPRRRRDDDISPPRRRKDDDISPPRRRRDDDISPPSRRRNDDISPPRRRRDDISLPRKRRDDDTSLPRKRRDDDTSSPRKRRNDGISSPRKRNNDDISPARKRSRDTSPSRRKGPKDGDSPPRRHPNKTEERQSEKMKKTLDGKSAGLQNARELVEETKQFRSREDQMFKTLSKDVSGENAATVHRNRKTGQIRNLEEEEEIQRKKREKEEENKEKYTRWGRGLVQVENREQQIQEQLHEMSKPLARYADDEDLERYLKEQEREGDPMLAYIRKKKKKKAAEAGEVEKPLFEGNFMPNRYGIRPGHRWDGVDRSNGYESKWFEVQNAKKAILEDSYKWSTEDM, encoded by the exons ATGACCGAACCAATAAATCAGAAAGAATACCTGAAAAAATATCTCAATATGGGTAAAGCCCCTGgtgaaaaaaagaagaagaaaaagaaaaaaccgaCAACGAGCAG GGTCCAAATAATCGACGATGACGCCGACGCTAATATTCCAACCCATGTGATTGAGGAAGACCTTGCCCTTGCTAACGAAGATGCGCCCCAAATTGTGGCTATAATTGACGAAAGGCCCCCTTCGATGCGCGTtgatgaaaaaacaaaaaatccctTATGGCAACCCATCGGAAGTGTTGAAAATTCAGACACTTCCGAAGCAAAACAATCAATCAAGAGTTTCAAAATTGCACCAAAAAGCACCGACAAGTTGCCGTTTGCGTTACCGGATAAGTCGCCCCccagaagaaagaagaaaacaacTCACGGCGACAACACGCCTCCTAGACGGACACCTCCACGGGAAATCCTCATAAAAGAGGAAAATTCGCCCCCAAGAAGGAGCGACACACCGCCAAGACCTGTCATCAAGGAAGAAAGACGATCAGAAGCTCGGAGTTTTGATGATAATTCACCCCCAAGGAGCAGAAATGGTGATCGTGACATTTCGCCTCCCAGGAGTAGGAGAGATGATGACATCTCGCCTCCAAGAAGAAGGAGAGATGATGACATTTCCCCTCCAAGAAGAAGGAAAGATGATGATATTTCCCCTCCAAGACGAAGGAGAGACGATGATATCTCCCCTCCAAGTAGAAGGAGAAATGATGACATTTCCCCTCCAAGAAGGAGGAGGGATGATATTTCGTTGCCTAGGAAACGGAGGGATGATGACACTTCGTTGCCTAGGAAACGGAGGGATGATGACACATCGTCACCTAGGAAACGAAGAAATGATGGAATTTCTTCTCCCAGAAAAAGGAACAATGATGATATTTCTCCTGCCAGAAAAAGAAGCAGAGACACTTCCCCATCGAGGAGAAAAGGGCCTAAAGATGGAGATTCACCTCCAAGAAGGCACCCAAATAAGACTGAAGAAAGACAGTcggaaaaaatgaagaaaactCTGGATGGAAAATCGGCTGGCCTTCAGAATGCTCGAGAACTGGTTGAAGAAACGAAGCAATTCCGTTCCCGCGAAGACCAAATGTTCAAAACTCTGTCTAAAGATGTTTCCGGTGAGAACGCGGCAACAGTCCATCGCAACCGAAAAACCGGTCAGATCCGCAACTTGgaggaagaagaagaaatCCAACGAAAGAAACGCGAAAAAGAGGAAGAAAACAAGGAGAAATACACGCGATGGGGTCGTGGGTTGGTCCAGGTGGAAAACCGGGAACAACAAATCCAGGAACAATTGCACGAAATGAGCAAACCTTTGGCTCGATATGCTGACGATGAAGATTTGGAGCGATATTTGAAGGAACAGGAACGTGAGGGCGACCCAATGTTGGCGTACAtcaggaaaaagaagaagaaaaaggcTGCGGAAGCAGGCGAGGTTGAGAAACCACTGTTCGAAGGCAATTTCATGCCCAATAGGTACGGCATAAGGCCGGGGCATAGGTGGGACGGGGTCGATAGATCAAACGGCTACGAGAGTAAATGGTTCGAGGTGCAAAACGCCAAAAAGGCCATTCTGGAAGATTCCTACAAGTGGAGTACCGAAGATATgtag